The Chryseobacterium sp. 52 genome includes a region encoding these proteins:
- the groES gene encoding co-chaperone GroES, giving the protein MSVNFKPLADRVLIEPIAAETKTASGIIIPDTAKEKPQEGTVVAVGPGKKDEPTTVQVGDKVLYGKYSGSELKLDGKDYLIVKEGDLLGVIG; this is encoded by the coding sequence ATGTCAGTAAACTTTAAACCATTAGCAGACAGAGTTCTTATCGAGCCTATCGCTGCAGAAACTAAAACAGCTTCAGGTATTATTATTCCGGACACTGCGAAAGAAAAGCCGCAGGAAGGTACTGTAGTAGCAGTAGGTCCAGGTAAAAAAGATGAGCCTACAACTGTTCAGGTAGGTGACAAAGTTCTTTACGGGAAATATTCAGGTTCTGAATTAAAATTAGACGGAAAAGATTACTTAATTGTAAAAGAAGGAGATTTATTAGGAGTTATCGGTTAA
- a CDS encoding lactonase family protein — protein MKKTLILVLILVTRILIYSQNTYVFFGSFNCDKTTEGIYVYQLDTIKGKLSKVSSVKDILNPSFLTLSPDGRYLFSCTESKTQNAGSVSSFEFNAKEGKLSFLNSQKSGGENPVYVSVHKSGKWLVNGNYTEGSVSVYPISENGTINPAVQNFQFLEGSINKGRQDRAHIHSAVFSPDFNHIFFADLGADKIRAYKFDSEKNQPLQMSSQPYIKTSLGSGPRHFTFHPNGKFAYCIEEMGGAVDVYRYENSNLESIQRINTHKGQHQEEYESSDIHISPDGRFLYASNRGTENNMVIFSIQEDGTLKTVGYQPTLGKQLRVFDIDETGKFLIVANAASGDVIVFKRDAATGLLKKAGKKIKITGVSSVKIKRY, from the coding sequence TTGAAAAAGACACTCATCTTAGTCCTGATCCTTGTGACCCGTATTCTTATATATTCACAAAACACCTACGTATTTTTCGGCTCATTTAACTGTGATAAAACAACGGAAGGAATCTATGTATATCAACTGGATACCATAAAAGGGAAATTATCCAAAGTAAGTTCTGTAAAAGACATTCTGAATCCGTCATTTCTGACTCTATCCCCTGATGGCAGGTATCTTTTTTCCTGTACCGAAAGTAAAACACAGAATGCAGGAAGTGTGAGCAGTTTTGAGTTCAACGCCAAAGAAGGAAAGCTGTCGTTTTTAAACAGTCAGAAAAGCGGTGGTGAAAATCCGGTGTATGTAAGTGTTCATAAAAGCGGAAAATGGCTGGTTAACGGCAATTACACAGAAGGCAGTGTTTCTGTATATCCCATATCAGAAAACGGAACCATTAATCCGGCAGTTCAAAATTTTCAATTTTTAGAAGGAAGTATCAACAAGGGAAGACAAGACCGTGCGCATATTCATTCCGCTGTTTTTTCGCCCGACTTTAATCATATTTTCTTTGCGGATCTGGGCGCTGATAAAATTCGGGCCTATAAATTTGATAGTGAAAAAAATCAGCCTTTGCAAATGTCCAGTCAGCCCTACATAAAAACAAGTTTAGGAAGTGGACCGAGGCATTTTACCTTTCATCCCAATGGAAAATTCGCCTATTGCATTGAAGAAATGGGCGGAGCCGTAGACGTTTATCGATATGAAAACTCTAACCTGGAAAGTATTCAGAGAATAAATACACATAAAGGTCAACACCAGGAAGAGTATGAAAGTTCGGATATCCATATTTCACCCGATGGCCGTTTTCTATATGCTTCTAACCGTGGCACCGAAAATAATATGGTCATTTTCTCCATTCAGGAAGACGGAACATTAAAAACTGTAGGTTATCAGCCTACTTTGGGTAAGCAGCTAAGAGTTTTTGATATTGATGAAACAGGGAAATTTTTAATTGTAGCCAATGCAGCGAGTGGAGATGTTATTGTATTCAAACGTGATGCTGCGACAGGGTTATTGAAAAAAGCAGGAAAAAAAATAAAAATCACAGGAGTTTCCAGTGTGAAAATCAAAAGATATTAA